One region of Triticum aestivum cultivar Chinese Spring chromosome 6B, IWGSC CS RefSeq v2.1, whole genome shotgun sequence genomic DNA includes:
- the LOC123134856 gene encoding uncharacterized protein, with translation MAAATTSRPSGPVLSIPSYRSASPTRVKLAGSSGPTRSPGKSVSVSSPPSTRSRRSCMCSSTNHPGSFRCSLHKERKQASPAVSSKPASPPSIRSSCSLGSKRMDSAQCARRTLVPSPAAQQSQHRRRAGGFRPRPSRLSAVSVAGERPGDNQ, from the coding sequence ATGGCTGCAGCTACTACAAGTCGGCCTAGCGGCCCGGTCCTGTCCATACCCAGCTACCGCTCCGCCTCGCCCACCCGCGTCAAGCTCGCCGGCAGCAGCGGCCCCACCCGCTCGCCGGGCAAGTCCGTCAGCGTCTCGTCCCCGCCCTCCACCAGGAGCCGGCGGTCCTGCATGTGCTCCTCGACAAACCACCCTGGCTCGTTCCGGTGCAGCCTCCACAAGGAGCGCAAGCAGGCGTCCCCCGCCGTGAGCAGCAAGCCGGCCTCCCCGCCGTCCATCCGCAGTAGCTGCAGCCTGGGCTCGAAGCGCATGGATAGCGCTCAGTGTGCCCGCAGAACCCTCGTGCCGTCCCCCGCAGCGCAGCAGTCACAGCACCGGAGGCGCGCGGGCGGGTTccgccccaggcccagccggctcTCAGCCGTCTCGGTGGCCGGCGAGCGTCCAGGCGACAACCAGTAA